A portion of the Candidatus Poseidoniia archaeon genome contains these proteins:
- a CDS encoding M14 family zinc carboxypeptidase, whose product MRFLLLATLLGLALLALAPQAEALERLHSYYELRDDTEALAAQYPELAVYSEHGSSAGPLGLAIFSVDVALNITTLPEAELAALPTFYIDGAHHGNEGMSSEAAFLFLQDVLERSTADPAYLAGKRLVVTPIMNTDGHLQDCRNNWNGVDLNRNYPWMWGAYGTSDTRGSCPASGTYRGPSAGSEGETQDNMALMRSLNVYAYFSGHTGSNDIVLPWKITGDFAVPIADWALYERFLNESANVSGLSYRDPSGAGESIAWGYGARGAISLIVEVTTLQWSPIEDSTLRQELANELLMYDMAWENLLKLGGRPVVVATGPGEITVRNDGWGAAYNLSAGGIILARLEPGETATVDWHDSQLRYERILRSAERDVDADGVVLLEVGTPLPDIPNQPAPAVSLLTALAAVGLAAAGRRR is encoded by the coding sequence GTGCGATTCCTGCTGTTGGCAACGCTGCTCGGGCTGGCGCTGCTGGCGCTCGCGCCGCAGGCCGAGGCGCTCGAGCGGCTGCACAGCTACTACGAGCTGCGCGACGACACCGAGGCGCTGGCGGCGCAGTACCCTGAACTGGCAGTCTACAGCGAGCACGGCAGCAGCGCCGGGCCGCTCGGGCTCGCCATCTTTTCGGTCGACGTCGCGCTGAACATTACCACGCTCCCCGAGGCGGAGCTGGCGGCGCTGCCGACCTTCTACATCGACGGCGCGCACCACGGCAATGAAGGCATGTCCTCCGAAGCGGCGTTCCTGTTCCTGCAGGACGTGCTCGAGCGGTCGACGGCCGACCCCGCCTACCTGGCGGGCAAGCGGCTGGTGGTGACGCCTATCATGAATACCGACGGCCACCTGCAGGACTGCCGCAACAACTGGAACGGCGTCGACCTGAACCGCAACTACCCCTGGATGTGGGGCGCCTACGGCACCAGCGACACCCGCGGCTCCTGCCCCGCGTCGGGCACCTACCGTGGTCCCAGCGCCGGGAGCGAGGGTGAGACGCAGGACAACATGGCGCTGATGCGCAGCCTGAACGTCTACGCCTACTTCTCGGGCCACACCGGCTCCAACGACATCGTGCTGCCGTGGAAGATTACCGGCGATTTCGCGGTGCCAATTGCCGACTGGGCGCTCTACGAACGCTTCCTGAACGAGTCGGCCAACGTCTCGGGGCTCTCCTACCGCGACCCGTCGGGCGCCGGCGAATCGATTGCGTGGGGCTACGGCGCCCGCGGCGCCATCAGCCTGATTGTCGAAGTTACCACCCTGCAGTGGTCGCCCATCGAGGATTCGACGCTGCGGCAGGAGCTGGCGAACGAGCTGCTGATGTACGACATGGCGTGGGAAAATCTGCTGAAACTGGGCGGCCGCCCGGTGGTCGTCGCCACCGGCCCCGGTGAAATCACGGTGCGCAACGACGGCTGGGGCGCCGCCTACAATCTCTCGGCCGGCGGCATTATCCTTGCGCGACTGGAGCCGGGCGAGACCGCCACGGTCGACTGGCACGACTCGCAGCTGCGCTACGAGCGCATCCTGCGCAGCGCGGAGCGCGACGTGGACGCCGACGGGGTGGTGCTGCTCGAAGTCGGCACGCCGCTTCCAGATATCCCGAACCAGCCGGCGCCGGCGGTCTCGCTGCTGACCGCGCTGGCGGCGGTCGGGCTCGCCGCCGCGGGGCGGCGGCGATAG
- a CDS encoding enoyl-CoA hydratase-related protein, whose product MPIETRDEGTVRVITLNRPAKLNALTLEMAIDICNAVEAAAADASVRCLLLTGSGRAFSSGGDVDEMGEHLPRAGELFYQLTDQLHDTVSAMLTMRKPVVTAINGIVAGGAIGIALAGDVRIAAESAQLLSAHLKRGFVPAGGATYLLPRLIGLSRTQALFFGGRTLTSAEMREWGLVHHLVPDGELAEFAMAEAQRLAAGPTQAMGETKRLLAAADNLTAEEQLELESERNRDSGNEGDAVEGITAFLEKREPEFGRAEN is encoded by the coding sequence ATGCCTATCGAGACACGCGACGAAGGGACGGTGCGAGTCATCACGCTCAACCGGCCCGCGAAGCTGAACGCGCTGACACTGGAAATGGCGATTGATATCTGCAACGCGGTCGAAGCCGCGGCGGCCGACGCGTCGGTGCGCTGCCTGCTGCTGACCGGCAGCGGCCGCGCCTTCTCGAGCGGCGGTGACGTCGACGAGATGGGCGAGCACCTGCCGCGCGCGGGCGAGCTGTTCTACCAGCTGACCGACCAGCTGCACGACACTGTCAGCGCGATGCTGACGATGCGAAAGCCGGTCGTCACCGCCATCAACGGCATCGTCGCCGGCGGCGCTATCGGCATAGCGCTGGCGGGCGATGTGCGCATCGCCGCCGAGTCGGCGCAGTTGCTCTCGGCGCACCTCAAGCGCGGCTTCGTCCCGGCGGGCGGCGCGACCTACCTGCTGCCGCGTCTCATCGGCCTCAGCCGCACGCAGGCGCTCTTCTTCGGCGGGCGCACCCTCACCAGCGCCGAGATGCGCGAGTGGGGGCTGGTGCACCACCTAGTCCCCGACGGGGAGCTGGCGGAGTTCGCGATGGCGGAGGCGCAGCGGCTCGCCGCCGGGCCGACGCAGGCGATGGGCGAAACCAAGCGGCTGCTGGCGGCGGCCGACAACCTCACCGCCGAGGAGCAGCTCGAGCTGGAGAGCGAGCGCAACCGCGATTCAGGCAACGAAGGCGACGCGGTCGAGGGCATCACCGCCTTCCTCGAGAAGCGCGAGCCGGAGTTCGGCCGCGCAGAAAATTAA
- a CDS encoding HAD-IB family phosphatase: MALKLVVFDMDGTLLRPKSSWGLLHDHFGTDNSEMLARYLRHEVSDTEFVATDLALWAAANGGPVDAATVNAALDRAELLPGAAEAVAGLHTTGIATAIISGGIDYLAQKLAAEWGMAEAHANPLFDSPAGLQGDIRVSGHAKAPVMRGVMARHHAARDEVAAVGDTVVDLDLFALAGTSVAVNTDDEQVIAAATHHLPDESLDGLLELLLPR, from the coding sequence ATGGCGCTGAAGCTCGTCGTCTTCGACATGGACGGAACGCTGCTGCGCCCCAAGTCGTCGTGGGGGCTGCTGCACGACCATTTCGGCACCGACAATTCCGAGATGCTCGCGCGCTACCTGCGGCACGAGGTGAGCGACACCGAGTTCGTCGCCACCGACCTTGCGCTCTGGGCCGCCGCCAACGGCGGCCCGGTTGATGCGGCGACGGTCAACGCCGCGCTCGACCGCGCCGAACTGCTGCCGGGCGCTGCCGAGGCGGTCGCCGGCCTGCACACGACGGGAATCGCGACTGCGATTATCTCGGGCGGCATCGATTATCTCGCCCAAAAGCTGGCGGCGGAGTGGGGCATGGCGGAAGCGCACGCCAACCCGCTGTTTGACTCGCCCGCGGGGCTGCAGGGCGATATTCGCGTCAGCGGCCACGCCAAGGCGCCGGTGATGCGCGGCGTGATGGCGCGCCATCACGCCGCGCGCGACGAGGTAGCGGCGGTCGGCGACACGGTGGTTGACCTGGACCTGTTCGCACTCGCGGGGACCAGCGTCGCAGTCAACACCGACGACGAGCAGGTCATCGCGGCGGCGACGCACCACCTGCCCGACGAGTCACTCGACGGTTTGCTGGAATTATTGCTTCCGCGTTAG
- a CDS encoding MFS transporter, with the protein MKPLHILMLTMFIDLAGFAMFIPLLNYIVAELGGTILTVGLLITAFSLAQFVCLPAWGRLSDRIGRRPVIMLGLGGAAVAYAVFGLADPALGLSDDNRLLLGVLFLSRIMLGVMSANYAAAYAYVADVTPPEERAQGMGMLGVAFGLGFVCGPALGGLLGQWGFWLPAFFGSGLALLNLFCAWRWLPESLPSDHMVRPRVSPGEALRETLAYLRQPRLGLLLVIFTLYLLAFSIIFGTFVEFSKERIGLPVRLSGVLFAYMGGVSIVTQGGLVGPAVRRCGEAWTSRAGALLMLLGMGYIPYTTTLEGVALATTIFSLGSGFIQPTLNALISRAVGPQEQGTVLGLSQSLGALSRAIGPLLGTSLWTLLGYAAPFRLASLTFTLVLVLMLQVGQSRRAVVQQSALLFAGFSLALWAISPSPGLDRLALVAAAAALLGALLTRKQ; encoded by the coding sequence GTGAAGCCGCTCCACATCCTGATGCTGACGATGTTCATCGACCTTGCGGGGTTCGCGATGTTCATCCCGTTGCTGAATTACATCGTGGCCGAACTGGGCGGTACAATCCTCACCGTCGGCCTGCTGATTACCGCCTTCTCGCTGGCGCAGTTCGTCTGCCTTCCGGCGTGGGGGCGGCTGAGCGACCGTATCGGCCGCCGGCCGGTCATCATGCTCGGCCTCGGTGGTGCGGCGGTCGCCTACGCGGTGTTCGGGCTGGCCGACCCGGCGCTGGGATTGAGCGACGACAACCGCCTCCTGCTGGGGGTGCTGTTCCTGTCGCGCATCATGCTGGGGGTGATGAGCGCCAACTACGCCGCCGCGTACGCCTACGTGGCGGACGTGACGCCGCCCGAGGAGCGCGCGCAGGGGATGGGGATGCTCGGCGTCGCCTTCGGGCTGGGTTTTGTCTGCGGGCCGGCGCTGGGCGGGCTGCTGGGGCAGTGGGGCTTCTGGCTGCCGGCGTTTTTCGGGTCGGGGCTGGCGCTGCTGAACCTCTTCTGCGCCTGGCGCTGGCTGCCCGAGTCGCTCCCGTCAGACCACATGGTGCGGCCGCGCGTCTCGCCGGGGGAAGCGCTGCGCGAGACGCTCGCCTACCTGCGCCAGCCGCGGCTGGGACTGCTGCTGGTTATCTTCACGCTCTACCTGCTGGCGTTCTCAATCATCTTCGGCACCTTCGTCGAGTTCTCGAAGGAGCGCATCGGGCTGCCGGTGCGGCTATCCGGGGTATTGTTCGCCTACATGGGCGGCGTCAGCATCGTGACGCAGGGCGGCCTCGTCGGCCCCGCGGTGCGCCGCTGCGGCGAAGCATGGACCTCGCGCGCGGGGGCGTTGTTGATGCTGCTCGGTATGGGCTATATTCCCTACACGACGACGCTCGAAGGCGTTGCGCTGGCAACGACGATTTTCTCGCTCGGCAGTGGCTTCATCCAGCCGACGCTCAACGCGCTGATTTCGCGCGCGGTGGGGCCGCAGGAGCAGGGGACAGTGCTGGGACTGAGCCAGTCGCTGGGCGCACTGTCGCGTGCCATCGGGCCGCTGCTCGGCACCAGCCTCTGGACGCTGCTCGGCTACGCGGCGCCGTTCCGCCTCGCGTCGCTCACTTTCACGCTGGTGCTGGTGCTGATGCTGCAGGTGGGACAGTCGCGCCGCGCCGTGGTGCAGCAGAGCGCGCTGCTCTTCGCCGGCTTCAGCCTCGCGCTCTGGGCCATCTCGCCCTCACCAGGACTGGACCGGCTGGCGCTGGTCGCGGCCGCGGCGGCGTTGCTGGGCGCGCTACTAACGCGGAAGCAATAA
- a CDS encoding CARDB domain-containing protein: MRPTALPGKRIIMRQHLRNALAVLASVILFSLAATTVTGEGVDLTITSLDYTNDFETGDPVTIVQSGRDAGTVYKYNFYDDDDDNCGEQRCIPENWYAKNFDDAIWDSGAAPFGNNDQAGASPGTMWQTEDDLNDHVIIRHHFTYNDEYDAISATLNLAYNNYYVAYLNGNLIRDCYSYQNNNNCYQGDAAYWNNELTYDGGSQSGPNQDWLVEGDNVLAILGRDSTWGGDPDQWLDVELVVNVQSWREKPIILGDDLWLRVITSNVGNETAENFSVTLEIEGEELGNTTITELAPNATAESVFYWTPEALGDFNLMAFADAGQDVGESDENNNTLNRTIHIGFYAYNLTVESNHVVGNVTEIFRYNLTVTNEGDVEDNFTLSASGIFYNWDWTLTPSVLHLQPGEGGNATLEIVPDRETLAGNYSVFMSARSQYYSEFRESVVLSGRDNETEWWWAHSNSSNTRLYYCTDNDEPDDPDYECDISWTELDFDYDDNWTLDPAPFGDTDIGNVDNNTVWQGNSYAYFRHIFTIDNISAYEGGSLSLNTAANNYGTYYLNSQIVFNDMRQGQGHTANYWNDETLFGPELLQEGENILASVVRETGNTQWFDEEVVAVFSQSAAWDFVPLPLELEMEVLPTYNFSLSAPISNKQIPDDTNYTFQVWITNLGNIGDTYEMVVTLNDTYNFTILNYTTTEMHSVVGEGAIGYINVTMRDLIEEDARGGFNVTVISRNSTEQLTKWIELTARLYIVPDTLRPVTEAITDPLVNSTSFQVGWEVAEWYRLDEVLGNDTLVVTVEYRRDNGSGGWEEWQVWQVFTAEDEDNPLGSGSGTFSLGEDGRSFQFRATGLDDDGLLEDKTGRNDTETLVDTTPPTVAVSSDPAGALLSTDYLELSWESSTSDLAGYDLQHSFDGGAWETLLADSLATRYDYYVTADGSHAFRVIASDDAGNRDVPDTPQISMVIDTAAPTGRLASLEPLTGALAVTLLPSQDNASSYNLSYARIAEEQLLTAIWAWQELGSWNATQSHDFDVVDGYAYYFRYTPVDAAGNVADRDSLSATYSGDGNPGQSFPLLLPAIIQQGDLQLTVHAGLTELARSNAPGMVLSNQFYYDTATATIQFGNGASGYLPTEGESITIAWSGYDAATLVDRTPPSAPRSFELTLAVGGTTAQLRFLYSASDDVVEYRIIRKDSPNATGDLLTTLAHSEGYLTYVDQPPGEQLWIYRVIAVDRRGQLSPAVEATVDLTPAVQPLTDGDDEAGLPLMTLLAGAALVLGGGAAAWWFTRPPPVAIAPVLTSVASPFTAAGAELACDGCGTVFAPDEGETLHCPGCGQVGPPPS; the protein is encoded by the coding sequence ATGCGCCCTACCGCGCTCCCCGGGAAGAGGATTATCATGCGCCAACATCTCAGAAATGCACTCGCCGTACTTGCGTCTGTAATCCTGTTTTCACTGGCGGCCACGACCGTAACGGGCGAGGGGGTGGACCTGACAATTACTTCCCTGGACTACACGAACGACTTTGAGACGGGAGATCCCGTTACCATCGTCCAGAGCGGGCGGGATGCTGGCACTGTATACAAATACAATTTTTACGACGATGATGATGATAACTGTGGTGAGCAGCGGTGTATCCCCGAGAACTGGTATGCGAAGAATTTTGACGACGCAATCTGGGATTCAGGAGCCGCACCATTCGGCAATAATGATCAGGCCGGCGCCAGTCCGGGCACGATGTGGCAAACAGAGGATGATCTGAATGACCACGTCATAATTCGCCATCACTTTACTTACAATGATGAGTATGATGCAATCAGTGCAACCCTGAACCTGGCCTACAATAACTACTATGTCGCCTACCTGAACGGGAACCTTATTCGAGACTGCTATTCTTACCAAAACAACAACAATTGTTATCAAGGCGACGCTGCATACTGGAACAATGAACTGACCTATGACGGAGGCTCCCAGTCAGGGCCTAATCAAGATTGGCTAGTCGAAGGTGACAACGTACTTGCCATACTAGGGAGAGATAGTACTTGGGGTGGGGACCCTGATCAGTGGCTTGATGTCGAACTCGTGGTCAACGTCCAGTCCTGGAGGGAAAAACCGATTATCCTCGGTGATGACCTGTGGCTGAGGGTGATTACTTCCAACGTGGGAAACGAAACCGCTGAGAACTTCAGTGTCACGCTGGAAATCGAGGGTGAGGAGCTGGGGAATACTACCATAACTGAACTGGCACCTAATGCTACGGCTGAAAGTGTGTTCTACTGGACTCCGGAGGCGCTCGGAGACTTTAATCTCATGGCTTTTGCTGATGCTGGGCAAGATGTTGGGGAAAGCGATGAGAACAACAATACCCTGAATCGCACAATACATATTGGGTTCTATGCGTACAATCTTACTGTGGAATCAAACCATGTTGTAGGAAATGTTACAGAGATTTTCAGGTACAATCTAACTGTCACTAACGAAGGCGACGTGGAAGACAATTTCACCCTCTCAGCCTCAGGTATTTTCTACAATTGGGATTGGACCCTTACGCCCAGCGTACTTCACCTGCAACCCGGAGAGGGCGGGAATGCGACTCTTGAAATAGTTCCGGACAGAGAGACGTTGGCTGGGAATTACTCCGTGTTCATGAGTGCCAGGTCTCAGTACTATAGTGAATTCAGGGAGAGCGTAGTCCTGAGTGGCCGGGATAACGAGACAGAATGGTGGTGGGCCCATTCCAATAGCAGTAACACGCGACTCTACTATTGCACGGACAATGATGAACCCGACGACCCAGATTATGAATGCGATATCAGCTGGACCGAACTGGACTTCGACTATGATGACAACTGGACCCTTGACCCGGCACCCTTCGGAGATACCGACATAGGCAATGTAGACAACAACACGGTCTGGCAAGGCAACAGTTACGCCTACTTCCGCCATATATTCACTATCGATAATATCTCGGCTTACGAAGGGGGCAGCCTGAGCCTGAATACTGCGGCAAACAACTACGGGACCTACTACCTGAACAGCCAGATAGTGTTCAATGACATGCGGCAGGGTCAGGGACACACCGCGAATTACTGGAACGATGAAACCCTGTTTGGACCCGAACTCCTGCAGGAGGGCGAAAATATCCTGGCGTCAGTAGTCCGGGAAACTGGAAACACCCAGTGGTTTGATGAGGAAGTGGTGGCTGTTTTCTCCCAATCCGCAGCCTGGGATTTCGTTCCGCTACCACTGGAACTGGAAATGGAGGTACTGCCGACCTATAATTTCTCGCTCTCGGCTCCCATTAGCAACAAGCAGATTCCGGACGACACTAACTACACCTTTCAAGTCTGGATTACCAATCTGGGAAACATCGGAGATACCTATGAGATGGTAGTCACACTAAACGACACCTACAACTTCACAATTCTTAACTACACCACCACTGAAATGCACAGCGTTGTTGGAGAGGGGGCAATAGGTTACATTAATGTCACCATGCGCGACCTTATCGAGGAAGACGCGCGTGGCGGTTTCAATGTTACTGTAATTTCGCGCAACTCGACCGAACAACTCACTAAATGGATTGAGCTGACTGCAAGGCTCTATATCGTGCCTGACACACTGCGTCCTGTTACGGAGGCTATAACAGATCCACTCGTCAACTCGACCTCGTTCCAGGTAGGGTGGGAAGTAGCCGAATGGTATCGCCTCGATGAGGTGCTCGGCAACGACACCTTGGTGGTAACCGTCGAATACCGGCGCGACAACGGCAGCGGCGGCTGGGAGGAGTGGCAGGTGTGGCAGGTCTTCACGGCCGAGGACGAGGACAATCCGCTCGGCAGCGGGAGCGGAACCTTCTCGCTGGGTGAGGACGGCCGCAGCTTCCAGTTCCGGGCAACCGGCCTCGACGACGACGGGCTGCTGGAGGACAAGACGGGACGCAATGACACCGAGACGCTGGTCGACACGACCCCGCCGACGGTCGCCGTTTCTAGCGACCCGGCCGGCGCGCTGCTCAGCACCGACTATCTCGAGCTGAGCTGGGAGAGCAGCACCAGCGACCTTGCTGGCTACGACCTGCAACATTCGTTTGACGGCGGCGCGTGGGAAACGCTGCTGGCCGACTCGCTCGCGACGCGCTACGACTACTACGTCACGGCCGACGGTAGCCACGCCTTCCGCGTCATCGCGAGCGATGACGCGGGCAACCGCGACGTGCCCGACACGCCCCAAATCAGCATGGTCATCGACACCGCAGCCCCGACGGGGAGGCTCGCGTCGCTGGAGCCGCTGACCGGCGCGCTGGCGGTGACGTTGCTGCCATCGCAGGACAACGCCAGCAGCTACAACCTGAGCTACGCGCGGATTGCCGAGGAACAGCTGCTGACCGCCATCTGGGCGTGGCAGGAGCTCGGCAGCTGGAACGCAACGCAGTCGCACGACTTCGACGTCGTCGACGGCTACGCCTACTACTTCCGCTACACGCCGGTCGACGCGGCGGGCAACGTCGCCGACCGCGACTCCCTCAGCGCAACTTACAGCGGCGACGGAAACCCGGGCCAGTCGTTCCCACTGCTGCTCCCCGCTATCATCCAGCAGGGCGACCTGCAACTCACCGTGCACGCTGGCCTGACGGAACTGGCGCGCAGCAACGCGCCGGGGATGGTTCTCAGCAACCAATTCTACTACGACACGGCGACCGCCACCATCCAATTCGGGAACGGCGCGAGCGGCTACCTGCCGACCGAGGGGGAGTCTATTACCATCGCCTGGAGCGGCTACGACGCCGCGACGCTGGTTGACCGCACCCCGCCCTCCGCCCCGCGCAGCTTCGAGCTGACGCTGGCGGTCGGGGGGACGACGGCGCAGCTGCGGTTCCTCTATTCAGCCTCGGACGACGTGGTCGAGTATCGCATCATCCGCAAGGATTCGCCCAACGCTACCGGCGACCTGCTCACGACACTCGCCCACAGCGAGGGGTACCTGACGTACGTCGACCAGCCGCCGGGCGAACAGCTCTGGATTTACCGTGTCATAGCGGTCGACCGCAGGGGGCAGCTCTCGCCAGCGGTCGAGGCGACGGTCGATCTGACACCAGCGGTGCAGCCACTGACGGACGGCGACGATGAAGCGGGGCTGCCGCTGATGACGCTGCTGGCGGGCGCGGCGCTGGTGCTGGGCGGTGGAGCGGCGGCCTGGTGGTTCACCCGGCCGCCGCCCGTGGCCATCGCGCCGGTGCTGACGAGTGTCGCGTCGCCTTTCACCGCCGCCGGGGCAGAACTGGCGTGCGACGGATGCGGAACCGTCTTCGCCCCCGACGAGGGGGAGACGCTACACTGCCCCGGCTGCGGGCAGGTCGGGCCACCCCCTTCCTGA
- a CDS encoding helix-turn-helix domain-containing protein: protein MSLEEIDDLFYLLENPTRRRILKLLSRERLYPLQLSREIDVSQQAVVKHLRILEEHGMVASRDEPSDRGPNRRVYRASRSVSLHIDVGPTTFREQAAPMAEDAKLSAEQLRIRSAISEARNMEPSARMDLLARVGEDLRHSLHAHEQERQQLLALISELNREVGRCSRKADCSYDERRMLHHMLQNPSYTIEGAAAALGLREAEVRLLLTGLEQRGLAR from the coding sequence ATGTCGCTGGAAGAAATCGATGACCTGTTCTACCTACTCGAAAACCCGACGCGGCGGCGCATCCTGAAGCTGCTCTCCCGCGAGCGGCTCTACCCGCTGCAGCTGTCGCGCGAAATTGACGTCAGCCAGCAGGCGGTGGTCAAGCACCTGCGCATCCTCGAGGAGCACGGCATGGTCGCTTCGCGCGACGAACCGAGCGACAGGGGGCCCAACCGGCGCGTCTACCGCGCTTCGCGCTCGGTCTCGCTGCATATCGACGTTGGGCCGACGACTTTCCGTGAGCAGGCGGCACCGATGGCCGAGGATGCCAAACTGAGCGCCGAGCAGCTGCGCATCCGCAGCGCTATCTCCGAGGCGCGCAATATGGAGCCGAGCGCCCGCATGGACCTGCTGGCGCGCGTCGGCGAGGATTTGCGCCACTCGCTGCATGCCCACGAGCAGGAGCGGCAGCAGCTGCTGGCGCTAATCAGCGAGTTGAACCGCGAAGTGGGGCGCTGCAGCCGCAAGGCGGACTGCAGCTACGACGAGCGGCGGATGCTGCACCACATGCTCCAGAACCCGAGCTACACCATCGAGGGCGCTGCCGCCGCGCTGGGGCTGCGCGAAGCCGAGGTACGGCTGCTGCTGACGGGGCTAGAGCAGCGCGGGCTCGCCCGCTGA
- a CDS encoding type IV pilin — translation MKRRIVNDEQAVSPVIAVILMVAITVVLAAVLYVWASSFLGGTTKNAPTGSTMATKTSGNVWIVEMIKLNPQVSVNSVHWYLLDIQGNTVSDGLVSAVYGYYAGEGKGVIFVDNDFDGKLSPGDKFEVHPGESGSDLENTNSVDDYKFRLKFEPTGDTIGYDTPLS, via the coding sequence ATGAAACGCAGAATTGTGAACGATGAGCAGGCGGTTTCACCTGTGATTGCGGTCATCCTGATGGTCGCAATTACGGTCGTGCTAGCCGCTGTGCTGTATGTGTGGGCCTCCAGCTTCCTGGGTGGCACCACTAAGAACGCGCCGACCGGCAGCACCATGGCAACCAAGACCTCAGGGAACGTCTGGATCGTAGAAATGATCAAGCTGAACCCGCAAGTCTCGGTGAACTCGGTCCACTGGTACCTGCTGGACATCCAGGGCAACACTGTCAGTGATGGCCTGGTATCGGCAGTCTACGGCTATTATGCCGGTGAGGGCAAGGGCGTCATCTTCGTCGACAACGACTTCGATGGTAAGCTGAGCCCGGGCGACAAGTTCGAGGTCCACCCCGGTGAATCCGGCTCAGACCTCGAGAACACGAACTCGGTAGACGACTACAAGTTCCGTCTCAAGTTCGAGCCCACCGGCGACACCATCGGCTACGACACCCCGCTGTCATAG
- a CDS encoding 2OG-Fe(II) oxygenase family protein, with translation MRSHEIEVIPAPFPHAVVHDFLDLDAVAGELEWLTEQVFEPGEADLFSYSSTRELGAAPQLEGLRSTLGDPAWRARVATAFSTPPLRSLDLAAYVYAQGDFLLPHDDRVEGRQVAWSLHLTRGLREQDGGALELFDAAGDIAGRAVKRIVPEFNSLVLFRVSPRSWHQVAEVVGEVQRLTVTGWYHG, from the coding sequence ATGCGCAGTCATGAAATTGAGGTAATTCCGGCGCCGTTCCCGCACGCGGTCGTCCACGACTTCCTCGACCTCGACGCCGTTGCGGGGGAGCTGGAGTGGCTCACTGAGCAAGTTTTTGAACCGGGCGAGGCCGATTTGTTCAGCTACTCCTCGACGCGCGAACTGGGCGCAGCCCCGCAACTGGAGGGGCTGCGCAGCACACTGGGCGACCCCGCCTGGCGCGCCCGGGTCGCGACGGCGTTCTCCACGCCCCCGCTGCGTAGCCTCGACCTCGCCGCCTACGTCTACGCGCAGGGCGACTTCCTGCTGCCGCACGACGACCGCGTCGAGGGGCGGCAGGTCGCCTGGTCGCTGCACCTGACGCGCGGGCTGCGCGAGCAGGACGGCGGCGCGCTCGAGCTGTTTGACGCGGCCGGCGACATCGCCGGCCGCGCCGTGAAGCGTATTGTCCCCGAGTTCAATTCGCTGGTGCTGTTCCGCGTCTCACCGCGTTCGTGGCACCAAGTTGCAGAGGTCGTTGGCGAGGTGCAGCGGTTGACGGTGACGGGGTGGTACCATGGCTGA
- a CDS encoding MBL fold metallo-hydrolase produces MELHRHSEHLFWFDLQPNGVPGFITIYIWLDEKNAIIETGPACALERLMEGIAATGLTPEDVDWVLPTHIHLDHFGAGGHLLRELPNARALVHPKAQKHVIDPQRLWEGSRVFLGEIAELYGEPLPVPRDSVAAVEDGDVVDLGATQLRALHTPGHAPHHVAWVADREVFVGDALGLWYPELDCAFPVTPPRYDHALALKSLDALAALDAEWLHYTHFGPRPAAGGAAIAQVRDEFETWMALVADGVSAGEDAVATTARLLAARPRLAQTELAMGPHQTGTHLGSVRGMRGWFDAQS; encoded by the coding sequence GTGGAACTGCACCGCCACTCAGAGCACCTGTTCTGGTTCGACCTTCAGCCGAATGGCGTTCCCGGCTTCATCACTATTTATATATGGCTCGACGAGAAAAATGCTATAATCGAGACCGGCCCCGCCTGCGCACTGGAGCGCCTCATGGAGGGCATTGCAGCTACTGGCCTCACGCCGGAAGATGTTGACTGGGTGCTGCCGACGCATATCCACCTCGACCACTTCGGCGCCGGTGGCCACCTGCTGCGCGAGCTGCCGAACGCGCGTGCGCTAGTTCACCCGAAGGCGCAGAAGCACGTAATCGACCCGCAGCGGCTCTGGGAGGGCAGCCGCGTTTTCCTGGGGGAGATTGCAGAACTGTACGGTGAGCCGCTCCCTGTCCCGCGGGACAGTGTCGCCGCCGTCGAGGACGGCGACGTCGTTGACCTCGGCGCGACGCAGCTCAGGGCATTGCACACGCCGGGCCACGCACCGCACCATGTCGCGTGGGTCGCCGACCGCGAGGTTTTCGTCGGCGATGCGCTGGGGCTCTGGTATCCCGAACTGGACTGCGCGTTCCCGGTCACGCCGCCGCGCTACGACCATGCGCTGGCGCTCAAGTCGCTCGACGCACTGGCGGCGCTCGACGCGGAATGGCTGCACTACACCCACTTCGGCCCGCGCCCTGCCGCTGGCGGCGCGGCTATCGCGCAAGTACGCGACGAATTCGAGACATGGATGGCGCTCGTCGCCGACGGCGTATCCGCTGGCGAGGATGCCGTTGCGACGACAGCGCGGCTACTGGCGGCGCGGCCCCGGCTGGCGCAAACCGAGCTGGCAATGGGGCCGCACCAGACCGGCACCCATCTGGGGTCGGTGCGCGGCATGCGCGGGTGGTTCGATGCGCAGTCATGA